One stretch of Streptomyces peucetius DNA includes these proteins:
- the recN gene encoding DNA repair protein RecN produces MVVSVLEEMRIRSLGVIDDAVVELSPGFTAVTGETGAGKTMVVTSLGLLLGGRADPALVRIGAKSAVVEGRIGVSPGAPAALRAEEAGAELDEGTLLISRTVSAEGRSRAHLGGRSVPVGMLSELADELVAVHGQTDQQGLLRPARQREALDRYAGGAVSGPHAKYAAAYRRLRAVSVELDELTTRARERAQEADLLRFGLGEVAAVEPRAGEDAELAAEAERLGHAEALASAASVAHAALAGNPEDPEVVDATTLVAGAGRALDAVRSHDPALAALADRIGEISILLGDVAGELAGYADNLDADPLRLAAVEERRAALTQLTRKYGEDVAAVLAWAEQGAARLTELDSDDDRIGELTAERDALRDELSALAQALTDARTEAAARFAEAVTQELASLAMPHARVSFAIRQTDDPEGVEVGGRRVAYGPSGADEVELLLAPHPGAPPRPIAKGASGGELSRVMLAVEVVFAGTDPVPTYLFDEVDAGVGGKAAVEIGRRLAKLAKSAQVVVVTHLPQVAAFADRQLLVEKTNDGTVTRSGVTVLEGEDRVRELSRMLAGQENSETARAHAEELLATARADG; encoded by the coding sequence ATGGTCGTGTCCGTGTTGGAGGAGATGCGGATACGGTCACTCGGGGTCATCGACGACGCGGTTGTCGAGCTGTCGCCCGGTTTCACGGCGGTGACCGGCGAGACGGGCGCCGGCAAGACGATGGTCGTCACCAGCCTGGGGCTGCTGCTCGGCGGGCGCGCCGACCCCGCTCTGGTGCGGATCGGCGCGAAGTCGGCCGTGGTCGAGGGGCGCATCGGTGTGTCTCCCGGCGCCCCGGCGGCGCTGCGCGCGGAGGAGGCCGGGGCCGAGCTCGACGAGGGCACGCTGCTGATCAGCCGGACCGTTTCCGCCGAGGGGCGCTCGCGTGCCCATCTCGGCGGGCGCTCGGTGCCGGTGGGCATGCTGTCGGAGCTCGCCGACGAGCTCGTCGCCGTGCACGGCCAGACCGACCAGCAGGGCCTGCTGCGGCCCGCCCGGCAGCGGGAGGCCCTCGACCGGTACGCGGGCGGCGCCGTCTCCGGACCGCACGCCAAGTACGCGGCCGCGTACCGGCGGCTGCGTGCCGTCAGCGTGGAACTGGACGAGCTGACCACGCGCGCACGCGAACGCGCCCAGGAGGCGGATCTGCTGCGCTTCGGTCTGGGCGAGGTCGCCGCCGTGGAACCGCGTGCCGGGGAGGACGCCGAGCTCGCCGCGGAGGCGGAGCGGCTCGGTCACGCGGAGGCGCTCGCGTCCGCCGCGTCCGTCGCGCACGCCGCGCTCGCGGGCAACCCGGAGGACCCGGAGGTCGTCGACGCCACCACACTCGTCGCGGGCGCGGGACGGGCGCTGGACGCCGTACGGTCCCACGATCCGGCGCTGGCGGCGCTCGCCGACCGGATCGGCGAGATCTCCATCCTGCTCGGGGACGTGGCCGGCGAGCTCGCCGGGTACGCCGACAATCTCGACGCCGACCCGCTGCGGCTCGCCGCCGTGGAGGAGCGGCGGGCCGCGCTGACCCAACTGACCCGTAAGTACGGCGAGGACGTCGCCGCCGTGCTCGCCTGGGCGGAGCAGGGCGCCGCCCGGCTCACCGAACTGGACAGCGACGACGACCGCATCGGCGAGCTCACGGCCGAGCGGGACGCGCTGCGCGACGAACTGTCCGCTCTCGCACAGGCGTTGACGGACGCCCGCACCGAGGCCGCGGCACGTTTCGCCGAGGCGGTGACACAGGAGCTGGCCTCGCTGGCGATGCCGCACGCCCGGGTGTCGTTCGCGATCCGGCAGACCGACGATCCGGAGGGCGTCGAGGTCGGCGGCCGGCGCGTGGCGTACGGGCCCTCCGGGGCCGACGAGGTCGAACTGCTGCTGGCCCCGCACCCCGGGGCCCCGCCGCGGCCGATAGCCAAGGGCGCCTCGGGCGGTGAGCTGTCGAGGGTCATGCTCGCCGTGGAGGTCGTCTTCGCGGGGACCGACCCCGTGCCGACGTACCTCTTCGACGAGGTGGACGCGGGCGTCGGCGGCAAGGCGGCCGTCGAGATCGGGCGCCGGCTCGCCAAGCTGGCGAAGTCGGCGCAGGTGGTCGTGGTGACTCATCTGCCGCAGGTCGCGGCCTTCGCGGACCGGCAACTGCTGGTCGAGAAGACCAACGACGGCACGGTCACCAGGAGCGGCGTGACCGTCCTGGAGGGCGAGGACCGGGTACGCGAGCTGTCCAGGATGCTCGCCGGGCAGGAGAACTCCGAGACGGCCCGCGCCCACGCGGAGGAACTGCTGGCGACGGCACGCGCCGACGGGTAG
- a CDS encoding NAD kinase — MTTTSEPTPGTTSRRTVFLLAHTGRPAAIRSAELVVQGLLRSGIGVRVLAAEAVDLPLPPLVETVTDATPEVLDGCELLIVLGGDGTLLRGAEFARASGVPMLGVNLGRVGFLAEAERDDLDKVVDRVVTRAYEVEERMTIDVVVRSNGDIVHQDWALNEAAVQKVSPERMLEVVLEIDGRPATGFGCDGIVCATPTGSTAYAFSAGGPVVWPEVEALLMVPISAHALFAKPLVTSPQSVLAVEVQPHTPHGVLWCDGRRTVELPHAARVEVRRGAVPVRLARLHHASFTDRLVAKFALPVSGWRGAPH, encoded by the coding sequence TTGACCACGACATCAGAACCGACACCGGGCACCACCTCGAGACGTACTGTCTTCCTGCTCGCGCACACGGGACGACCGGCGGCGATCCGCAGTGCCGAACTCGTCGTCCAGGGGCTGCTGCGCAGCGGCATCGGCGTACGCGTTCTGGCGGCGGAGGCGGTCGACCTGCCCCTGCCGCCCCTGGTCGAGACCGTGACCGACGCGACGCCCGAGGTCCTCGACGGCTGCGAGCTGCTGATCGTCCTCGGCGGCGACGGGACGCTGCTGCGCGGCGCCGAGTTCGCCCGCGCGTCGGGGGTGCCGATGCTCGGCGTCAACCTGGGGCGCGTCGGGTTCCTCGCGGAGGCCGAGCGCGACGACCTGGACAAGGTCGTCGACCGGGTCGTCACCCGTGCCTACGAGGTCGAGGAGCGGATGACCATCGATGTCGTCGTGCGCAGCAACGGCGACATCGTGCACCAGGACTGGGCGCTGAACGAGGCCGCCGTGCAGAAGGTCTCGCCCGAGCGGATGCTTGAGGTCGTCCTCGAGATCGACGGCCGGCCGGCGACCGGCTTCGGCTGCGACGGCATCGTGTGCGCGACACCGACCGGCTCGACGGCGTACGCCTTCTCGGCCGGCGGGCCGGTGGTCTGGCCCGAGGTGGAGGCGCTGCTGATGGTGCCGATCAGCGCGCACGCGCTGTTCGCGAAGCCGCTGGTGACCTCGCCGCAGTCGGTCCTGGCGGTCGAGGTGCAGCCGCACACACCGCACGGGGTGCTGTGGTGCGACGGCCGCAGGACCGTCGAACTGCCGCACGCGGCGCGTGTGGAGGTGCGGCGGGGCGCCGTGCCCGTACGCCTGGCCCGGCTGCACCACGCGTCGTTCACGGACCGGCTCGTGGCCAAGTTCGCGCTTCCGGTGTCCGGCTGGCGGGGCGCTCCGCACTAG
- a CDS encoding TlyA family RNA methyltransferase, protein MAGVARRRLDAELVRRKLARSREHASQLIAAGRVTVDRNTATKPATQVETSAAIVVAADDSDPDYVSRGGHKLAGALTAFMPLGLQVEGRRALDAGASTGGFTDVLLRAGAGHVVAVDVGYGQLAWSLQSDERVTVKDRTNVREMTLETIDGVPVDLVVGDLSFIPLGLVLPALVSCSAPDADLVLMVKPQFEVGKERLGSGGVVRSPELRAEAVRAVAHRAAQLGLGVRGVTASPLPGPSGNVEYFLWLRAGAPELDPADVDRAVAEGPR, encoded by the coding sequence GTGGCAGGAGTGGCCCGCCGCCGTCTCGACGCAGAGCTGGTACGCCGCAAACTCGCGCGTTCGCGCGAGCACGCGAGCCAGCTGATCGCCGCGGGCCGGGTGACCGTCGACCGCAACACGGCGACCAAGCCCGCCACGCAGGTCGAGACGAGCGCCGCGATCGTCGTCGCGGCCGACGACAGCGACCCCGACTACGTGTCCCGCGGCGGCCACAAGCTCGCGGGCGCGCTCACCGCCTTCATGCCGCTCGGCCTCCAGGTCGAGGGCCGGCGGGCGCTCGACGCCGGCGCGTCGACCGGGGGCTTCACAGACGTGCTGCTGCGTGCCGGCGCCGGGCACGTCGTCGCCGTGGACGTGGGCTACGGGCAGCTCGCCTGGTCACTGCAGAGCGATGAACGCGTGACCGTCAAGGACCGTACCAACGTACGAGAAATGACGTTGGAGACGATCGACGGAGTACCGGTGGACCTGGTGGTGGGGGATCTGTCGTTCATCCCGCTCGGGCTCGTGCTGCCCGCGCTCGTGAGCTGCAGCGCACCCGACGCCGATCTCGTGCTCATGGTCAAGCCGCAGTTCGAGGTCGGCAAGGAGCGTCTCGGCAGCGGGGGAGTGGTGCGCAGTCCCGAGCTGCGGGCCGAAGCCGTGCGGGCCGTCGCGCACCGGGCGGCGCAGCTCGGGCTCGGGGTGCGCGGCGTCACGGCCAGCCCTCTACCGGGACCCTCGGGCAACGTCGAATACTTTCTCTGGCTCAGGGCCGGTGCGCCCGAGCTCGATCCGGCGGACGTCGACCGTGCAGTGGCGGAGGGACCTCGTTGA
- a CDS encoding SCP2 sterol-binding domain-containing protein: MVTMQECRGALDKLSDNLANANPDVRSAAALDRSLSCHITDLDVTFAGRLKNGRIDVTDTVQGPPRDKAQIRLAMTGDDLVAMVDGSLNFAKAWASGRVRLEASFLDLLRLRALL, encoded by the coding sequence ATGGTCACCATGCAGGAGTGCCGCGGCGCGCTCGACAAACTCTCGGACAACCTGGCGAACGCTAACCCCGACGTACGGAGCGCTGCCGCGCTCGATAGATCCCTCAGCTGCCACATCACGGACCTGGACGTCACGTTCGCCGGCCGTCTGAAGAACGGCCGGATCGACGTGACCGACACCGTGCAGGGCCCGCCGCGGGACAAGGCCCAGATCCGGCTGGCGATGACCGGCGACGACCTGGTGGCCATGGTGGACGGCTCGCTGAACTTCGCGAAGGCGTGGGCGTCGGGGCGGGTCCGCCTTGAGGCGAGTTTCCTCGACCTGCTGCGCCTGCGCGCCCTGCTCTAG
- a CDS encoding ABC transporter ATP-binding protein has protein sequence MQRQSQRLTTESVTLGYDQRVIAEDLSVEIPDNSFTVIVGPNACGKSTLLRALSRMLKPTRGRVLLDGRVIHSLPAKKVAKTLGLLPQSSIAPDGITVADLVARGRYPHQGLLRQWSPEDERIVEQSMAATRVGELADRYVDELSGGQRQRVWIAMALAQQTPLLLLDEPTTYLDIQHQLEVLDLCAELHETQGRTLVAVLHDLNQAARYATHLVALRDGKVVAEGAPAEVVTAELVEQVFGVKSQIIEDPESGTPLVIPARARRGSGVGVG, from the coding sequence ATGCAGCGCCAGAGCCAGCGCCTCACGACGGAATCGGTCACCCTCGGCTACGACCAGCGGGTCATCGCGGAGGACCTGTCGGTCGAGATACCCGACAACTCCTTCACCGTGATCGTCGGCCCCAACGCGTGCGGCAAGTCGACGCTGCTGCGTGCGCTCTCGCGGATGCTCAAGCCGACGCGGGGGCGGGTGCTGCTGGACGGCCGGGTCATCCACTCGCTGCCGGCGAAGAAGGTCGCCAAGACCCTGGGGCTGCTGCCGCAGTCGTCGATCGCCCCCGACGGGATCACGGTCGCCGACCTCGTGGCGCGCGGCCGCTATCCGCACCAGGGGCTGTTGCGGCAGTGGTCGCCGGAGGACGAACGGATCGTCGAGCAGTCGATGGCCGCGACGCGGGTCGGCGAGCTGGCGGACCGCTACGTGGACGAACTGTCCGGCGGGCAGCGCCAGCGGGTCTGGATCGCGATGGCCCTCGCACAGCAGACGCCGCTGCTGCTGCTCGACGAGCCGACGACGTATCTGGACATCCAGCACCAGCTGGAAGTGCTCGACCTGTGCGCCGAACTGCACGAGACGCAGGGCCGCACGCTCGTCGCGGTCCTGCACGACCTCAACCAGGCCGCGCGCTACGCCACGCACCTCGTCGCGCTGCGCGACGGCAAGGTGGTGGCCGAGGGCGCGCCGGCGGAGGTGGTCACGGCGGAGCTGGTGGAACAGGTCTTCGGCGTGAAGAGCCAGATCATCGAGGACCCGGAGTCGGGGACCCCGCTGGTGATTCCGGCGCGGGCGCGGAGAGGGAGCGGGGTGGGGGTGGGGTGA
- a CDS encoding FecCD family ABC transporter permease, translating to MKAVKALRTPGGLSVRVDSRAAGVVLLLAAVAAAVAVVLVGSGDFPMSFGDVVATLLGNGTAAQEFIVQDVRLPRVLVALLVGASLALSGAIFQSLSRNPLGSPDVIGFSQGSTVGALTVIVLFGGGPLAVAGGAVAGGLVAGVAVYTLAWKRGVQGFRLVLVGIGVAAMLTALIHFLITKANLVDATRATLWMTGSLDGRDWTQVRPLTGICAVLMPLVLAHGRPLRMLEMGDDAAYALGVPVERTRVVLMGSGVLFMAVATAAAGPIAFVALSAPQLARRLTRSPGPNLAAAAVMGAALLLVADWIATNAFGDRMLPVGVVTAVLGGGYLLWLLVTERRAGRI from the coding sequence GTGAAGGCCGTGAAAGCACTGCGCACGCCCGGCGGGCTCTCCGTACGCGTCGACTCCAGGGCGGCCGGCGTCGTCCTGCTGCTCGCGGCGGTCGCGGCCGCCGTCGCGGTGGTCCTCGTCGGCAGCGGCGACTTCCCGATGTCCTTCGGCGACGTGGTCGCCACCCTCCTCGGAAACGGCACGGCCGCCCAGGAGTTCATCGTCCAGGACGTGCGGCTGCCGCGGGTGCTGGTGGCCCTGCTCGTCGGCGCGTCACTCGCGCTCAGCGGCGCCATTTTTCAGTCGCTGTCCCGCAATCCGCTCGGCAGCCCCGACGTGATCGGCTTCTCGCAGGGATCGACCGTCGGCGCACTCACCGTGATCGTGTTGTTCGGCGGCGGTCCGCTCGCCGTGGCGGGCGGCGCGGTCGCGGGCGGGCTCGTCGCCGGCGTCGCCGTCTACACCCTCGCCTGGAAGCGCGGGGTCCAGGGCTTTCGGCTGGTGCTTGTCGGCATCGGCGTCGCCGCCATGCTCACCGCACTGATCCACTTCCTGATCACCAAGGCGAATCTGGTGGACGCCACCCGCGCCACGCTCTGGATGACCGGCTCGCTCGACGGACGCGACTGGACGCAGGTGCGGCCGCTGACCGGCATATGCGCGGTCCTCATGCCCCTCGTGCTCGCGCACGGACGGCCGCTGCGGATGCTGGAGATGGGCGACGACGCGGCGTACGCGCTGGGGGTGCCGGTCGAACGCACCCGCGTCGTGCTCATGGGCTCCGGCGTGCTGTTCATGGCGGTCGCCACAGCGGCGGCCGGGCCCATCGCCTTCGTGGCGCTCAGCGCGCCGCAGCTCGCACGCCGGCTCACCCGCTCACCGGGACCGAACCTGGCCGCCGCCGCCGTCATGGGCGCGGCGCTGCTCCTCGTCGCCGACTGGATCGCCACCAACGCCTTCGGCGACCGCATGCTGCCGGTCGGTGTCGTCACCGCGGTGCTCGGCGGCGGATATCTGCTCTGGCTGCTCGTCACCGAGCGCAGGGCGGGCCGGATATGA
- a CDS encoding FecCD family ABC transporter permease produces the protein MLVDSPPNRSAEPVSAPATPKRHALRAMGLLVSCGVLLLICVASIAVGAKPVPVADVWDGLFHNTGTGNDVIIRDVRLPRTVLGFVAGAALGAAGAVMQALTRNPLAEPGLLGVSAGASAAVVSAISFLGVTSLTGYVWFAFLGAAVVSAAVYVLGGSRGATPVRLALAGTAATAALYGYINAVQLLDAAALDRLRFWTVGSLASADMETIRKIVPFVAAGLVLAMLLARPLNAMEMGDDTARSLGAHLTRTRILSMAAITLLCGAATAACGPIVFIGLMIPHLVRAVTGPDMRWILPYAAVLSPVLLLGADVVGRVVARPSELQVGIVTALIGGPVFIHLVRRKRMAQL, from the coding sequence GTGTTGGTCGACAGTCCCCCGAACCGGAGTGCGGAGCCCGTATCCGCACCAGCCACCCCGAAACGGCACGCCCTGCGTGCCATGGGGCTGTTGGTGTCGTGCGGCGTCCTGCTGCTGATCTGCGTCGCGAGCATCGCCGTGGGTGCCAAGCCCGTACCGGTCGCCGATGTGTGGGACGGGCTGTTCCACAACACCGGCACTGGCAACGACGTGATCATCAGGGACGTCCGCCTGCCGCGGACCGTGCTCGGCTTCGTCGCCGGCGCGGCCCTCGGCGCCGCGGGCGCCGTGATGCAGGCGCTGACCCGCAACCCGCTGGCCGAGCCCGGCCTGTTGGGCGTCAGCGCCGGTGCTTCGGCGGCCGTCGTGTCCGCGATCAGCTTCCTCGGTGTCACGTCGCTCACCGGCTACGTGTGGTTCGCCTTCCTCGGCGCCGCCGTGGTCTCCGCCGCCGTGTACGTCCTCGGCGGCAGCCGCGGCGCCACTCCGGTACGGCTCGCGCTCGCCGGTACGGCCGCCACCGCCGCCCTGTACGGCTACATCAACGCCGTCCAGCTGCTGGACGCCGCCGCGCTCGACCGGCTGCGCTTCTGGACGGTCGGCTCCCTCGCCTCCGCCGACATGGAAACCATCAGGAAGATCGTGCCGTTCGTCGCCGCCGGCCTGGTGCTCGCCATGCTGCTGGCCCGGCCGTTGAACGCGATGGAGATGGGCGACGACACCGCCCGCTCGCTGGGCGCGCACCTGACCCGGACTCGCATCCTGTCGATGGCCGCCATCACCCTGCTGTGCGGGGCGGCGACCGCCGCCTGCGGGCCGATCGTCTTCATCGGGCTGATGATCCCGCACCTCGTCCGAGCCGTCACCGGCCCCGACATGCGGTGGATCCTGCCGTACGCCGCGGTCCTGTCCCCTGTACTGCTGCTCGGCGCCGATGTCGTCGGCAGGGTCGTCGCCCGCCCCTCCGAGCTCCAGGTCGGCATCGTCACCGCGCTGATCGGCGGGCCGGTCTTCATCCACCTCGTACGCCGCAAGAGGATGGCCCAGCTGTGA
- a CDS encoding HAD hydrolase-like protein — MSEQGPNRPSGSAVALSEAYDTALLDLDGVVYAGGEAIAYAVESLAVAREQGMHLAYVTNNALRTPDVVAGHLTELGIPTAAGDVINSAQAVARLISEQVPGGSRVLVVGGEGLRVALRERGLEPVESADDDPAAVVQGYGGPELPWGRFAEACYAIARGVPWFASNTDLTIPSPRGIAPGNGAAVEVVRIATGAEPQIAGKPLPPMHRETILRTGAKRPLVVGDRLDTDIEGAFNGGVDSLLVLTGVTGAAQLLAAVPRHRPTYVDADLRGMLAGQPEVAEADGVFSCGGWTASARGEELALDGEGEPLDGLRALCGAAWTSAGDGSCTLDAAKALVRLGL; from the coding sequence ATGAGTGAGCAGGGACCGAACCGGCCGAGTGGCAGCGCGGTGGCGCTGAGTGAGGCGTACGACACGGCCCTGCTCGACCTGGACGGGGTGGTGTACGCGGGCGGGGAGGCGATCGCGTACGCCGTCGAGTCGCTGGCGGTGGCGCGCGAGCAGGGCATGCACCTGGCGTACGTCACGAACAACGCGCTGCGCACCCCCGACGTCGTGGCCGGGCATCTGACCGAGCTCGGCATCCCGACCGCGGCCGGCGATGTGATCAACTCCGCCCAGGCGGTGGCCCGGCTGATCTCGGAGCAGGTGCCGGGCGGGTCCCGGGTGCTGGTCGTCGGCGGGGAGGGGCTGAGGGTCGCCCTGCGCGAGCGCGGTCTCGAGCCGGTCGAGTCGGCGGACGACGACCCGGCGGCGGTCGTGCAGGGCTACGGCGGGCCCGAGCTGCCCTGGGGGCGGTTCGCGGAGGCCTGTTACGCGATCGCGCGGGGTGTGCCGTGGTTCGCGTCCAACACCGATCTGACGATTCCGAGCCCGCGGGGCATCGCGCCGGGCAACGGCGCGGCCGTGGAGGTCGTGCGGATCGCCACCGGCGCGGAGCCGCAGATCGCGGGCAAGCCGCTGCCGCCGATGCACAGGGAGACGATCCTGCGTACAGGGGCGAAGCGGCCGCTGGTCGTGGGGGACCGGCTGGACACGGACATCGAGGGGGCGTTCAACGGAGGAGTCGACTCGCTGCTCGTCCTGACCGGGGTCACCGGCGCGGCGCAGCTGCTCGCGGCGGTGCCGCGGCACCGGCCGACCTATGTGGACGCGGATCTGCGGGGCATGCTGGCAGGGCAGCCCGAAGTGGCCGAGGCGGACGGCGTGTTCAGCTGTGGAGGGTGGACGGCTTCGGCGCGCGGCGAGGAACTGGCGCTGGACGGCGAAGGCGAGCCGCTCGACGGGCTGCGCGCGCTGTGCGGGGCCGCGTGGACGAGCGCCGGTGACGGTTCCTGCACGCTCGACGCCGCGAAGGCGCTGGTCCGGCTGGGGTTGTAG